Proteins encoded within one genomic window of Macrotis lagotis isolate mMagLag1 chromosome 3, bilby.v1.9.chrom.fasta, whole genome shotgun sequence:
- the LOC141516038 gene encoding growth-regulated protein homolog gamma-like — protein sequence MHKVGERSTGPTRPPLGKHNGLVTMHPSPCAQVPVGSACLRSGLLPFLMLATLIWTASASRPVSFGELRCKCLKTVQGIHRDNIANLVMIKPGASCPRLEIIITLKKGGKICLNPNAPKVKNFIQRYFNNNSPL from the exons ATGCACAAAGTTGGAGAACGATCCACCGGTCCGACTAGACCTCCTCTTGGAAAGCATAACGGTTTAGTTACCATGCACCCTAGTCCTTGCGCCCAAGTCCCTGTAGGCTCTGCTTGCCTTCGTTCAGGGCTGCTGCCCTTCTTGATGCTGGCTACTTTAATCTGGACTGCCAGTG CTTCCAGGCCGGTGTCTTTTGGAGAGCTGCGCTGCAAGTGTTTGAAGACAGTCCAAGGAATTCATCGAGATAACATAGCCAATTTGGTGATGATCAAACCAGGGGCCTCCTGTCCCAGACTGGAAATCAT aatCACTCTGAAGAAGGGAGGTAAAATTTGTCTCAACCCTAACGCCCCTAAAGTGAAGAATTTCATCCAAAGATATTTCAACAATAATTCTCCACTTTGA